One segment of Rosa chinensis cultivar Old Blush chromosome 6, RchiOBHm-V2, whole genome shotgun sequence DNA contains the following:
- the LOC112174324 gene encoding uncharacterized protein LOC112174324 isoform X1 produces the protein MLLASCWRFPLTVLPVPTTPRFAPRYPTGSTRRSRASAQLDLAVADDGPNDDKKVKKVIVVGSGWAGLGAAHHLCNQGFDVTVLENDSRIDDVGIHGYWYPYRNIFSLVDELGIKPFTNWTKFAQYSAEGLEVEFPVFQDLPQLPTPLGTLYYSQFVQLPLVDRLTSLPLTAAVIDFDNTDTAWRKYDSKVLLVVTARELFKQFGCSEKLYQKVLAPLLQVGLFAPAEQCSAAATLGLLSYILAHQKDFDLVLCRGTTREKIFQPWMESMTTKGCKFEKGPSVTDLLLNEETGCISEVVCGKEMYSADAVVLAVGISTLQKLIENSAVLCTREEFVKVSNLATIDVLCVKLWIDRKVSIPNASNACSGFDDSFGWSFFDLNVIHDDHKDSTVTVVQADFYRANELLVLTDKQIVAKVTSYLSKCIKDFENATVINKEIGRFPKSLAHFFPGSYKYMIRGSTSFPNLFMAGDWITTRHGSWSQEKSYVTGLEAANRTVDYLEVGSFAKIIPVEEDEPHIQALRSLNRSFNDIKAQFPLSSYFLQ, from the exons ATGTTGTTGGCTTCTTGTTGGAGATTCCCTCTCACAGTTCTTCCAGTTCCAACGACACCGCGTTTCGCTCCCAGGTACCCAACTGGGTCGACTCGTCGCAGCAGAGCTTCTGCCCAACTCGACCTTGCAGTCGCTGATGATGGACCAAACGACGACAAGAAAGTCAAGAAGGTTATCGTTGTTGGCTCTGGCTgggctggccttggcgctgccCACCACCTCTGCAACCAGGGCTTTGATGTTACTGTTCTTGAAAACGATAGTCGTATTGATGATGTGGGTATCCATG GTTATTGGTATCCCTACCGGAATATATTCAGCCTTGTTGATGAGCTGGGGATTAAACCCTTCACTAACTGGACTAAGTTTGCGCAATATTCAGCTGAGGGATTGGAG GTTGAATTTCCGGTATTTCAAGACCTTCCTCAGCTGCCAACTCCTTTAGGAACCTTGTACTATTCACAG TTTGTTCAGTTGCCGTTGGTTGATAGATTAACTTCACTTCCTTTAACGGCTGCAG TAATCGACTTTGACAATACTGATACAGCCTGGAGAAAATATGACTCAA AGGTTTTACTGGTAGTTACTGCAAGGGAGCTCTTTAAGCAGTTTGGCTGCTCAGAAAAGCTTTATCAGAAAGTCCTAGCACCATTGCTTCAAGTGGGTCTGTTTGCACCAGCAGAACAATGTAGTGCTGCTGCTACTCTGGGCTTGCTATCCTACATCCTTGCTCACCAG AAAGATTTTGATCTAGTACTGTGTCGTGGAACAACTAGGGAAAAGATCTTTCAGCCGTGGATGGAGTCTATGACAACCAAAGGTTGCAAGTTTGAGAAAGGTCCAAGTGTAACGGACCTTTTGCTTAATGAGGAAACTGGTTGTATTTCTGAAGTAGTTTGTGGCAAAGAAATGTATAGTGCTGATGCAGTTGTCCTAGCTGTTGGAATCTCCACGCTTCAGAAACTTATTGAAAATAG TGCAGTGTTGTGTACGAGGGAGGAATTTGTCAAGGTCTCGAACCTGGCTACCATCGATGTACTCTGCGTTAAGCTCTGGATTGATAGGAAG GTGAGCATTCCAAATGCAAGCAATGCTTGCTCAGGTTTTGATGATTCGTTCGGGTGGTCTTTCTTTGATTTGAATGTAATTCATGATGACCACAAAGATAGTACAGTAACAGTGGTACAAGCTGATTTT TATCGTGCCAATGAGTTGTTAGTACTGACAGATAAGCAAATAGTTGCCAAGGTGACATCTTACCTGTCAAAGTGCATCAAGGACTTCGAGAATGCTACTGTGATAAATAAGGAGATTGGAAGATTTCCAAAATCCCTGGCTCATTTCTTTCCAG GTTCATACAAGTACATGATACGCGGGTCTACATCTTTCCCAAACTTGTTCATGGCTGGAGACTGGATTACAACCCGACATGGTTCATGGTCACAG GAGAAATCTTATGTCACGGGTCTTGAGGCTGCCAATCGTACAGTGGACTATCTTGAAGTAGGAAGCTTTGCTAAAATAATACCTGTTGAGGAGGACGAACCACACATTCAAGCACTTCGTAGCCTAAACAGAAGTTTTAATGACATCAAAGCCCAATTTCCGTTATCTAGTTATTTCCTCCAATGA
- the LOC112174324 gene encoding uncharacterized protein LOC112174324 isoform X2: protein MLLASCWRFPLTVLPVPTTPRFAPRYPTGSTRRSRASAQLDLAVADDGPNDDKKVKKVIVVGSGWAGLGAAHHLCNQGFDVTVLENDSRIDDVGIHGYWYPYRNIFSLVDELGIKPFTNWTKFAQYSAEGLEVEFPVFQDLPQLPTPLGTLYYSQFVQLPLVDRLTSLPLTAAVIDFDNTDTAWRKYDSITARELFKQFGCSEKLYQKVLAPLLQVGLFAPAEQCSAAATLGLLSYILAHQKDFDLVLCRGTTREKIFQPWMESMTTKGCKFEKGPSVTDLLLNEETGCISEVVCGKEMYSADAVVLAVGISTLQKLIENSAVLCTREEFVKVSNLATIDVLCVKLWIDRKVSIPNASNACSGFDDSFGWSFFDLNVIHDDHKDSTVTVVQADFYRANELLVLTDKQIVAKVTSYLSKCIKDFENATVINKEIGRFPKSLAHFFPGSYKYMIRGSTSFPNLFMAGDWITTRHGSWSQEKSYVTGLEAANRTVDYLEVGSFAKIIPVEEDEPHIQALRSLNRSFNDIKAQFPLSSYFLQ from the exons ATGTTGTTGGCTTCTTGTTGGAGATTCCCTCTCACAGTTCTTCCAGTTCCAACGACACCGCGTTTCGCTCCCAGGTACCCAACTGGGTCGACTCGTCGCAGCAGAGCTTCTGCCCAACTCGACCTTGCAGTCGCTGATGATGGACCAAACGACGACAAGAAAGTCAAGAAGGTTATCGTTGTTGGCTCTGGCTgggctggccttggcgctgccCACCACCTCTGCAACCAGGGCTTTGATGTTACTGTTCTTGAAAACGATAGTCGTATTGATGATGTGGGTATCCATG GTTATTGGTATCCCTACCGGAATATATTCAGCCTTGTTGATGAGCTGGGGATTAAACCCTTCACTAACTGGACTAAGTTTGCGCAATATTCAGCTGAGGGATTGGAG GTTGAATTTCCGGTATTTCAAGACCTTCCTCAGCTGCCAACTCCTTTAGGAACCTTGTACTATTCACAG TTTGTTCAGTTGCCGTTGGTTGATAGATTAACTTCACTTCCTTTAACGGCTGCAG TAATCGACTTTGACAATACTGATACAGCCTGGAGAAAATATGACTCAA TTACTGCAAGGGAGCTCTTTAAGCAGTTTGGCTGCTCAGAAAAGCTTTATCAGAAAGTCCTAGCACCATTGCTTCAAGTGGGTCTGTTTGCACCAGCAGAACAATGTAGTGCTGCTGCTACTCTGGGCTTGCTATCCTACATCCTTGCTCACCAG AAAGATTTTGATCTAGTACTGTGTCGTGGAACAACTAGGGAAAAGATCTTTCAGCCGTGGATGGAGTCTATGACAACCAAAGGTTGCAAGTTTGAGAAAGGTCCAAGTGTAACGGACCTTTTGCTTAATGAGGAAACTGGTTGTATTTCTGAAGTAGTTTGTGGCAAAGAAATGTATAGTGCTGATGCAGTTGTCCTAGCTGTTGGAATCTCCACGCTTCAGAAACTTATTGAAAATAG TGCAGTGTTGTGTACGAGGGAGGAATTTGTCAAGGTCTCGAACCTGGCTACCATCGATGTACTCTGCGTTAAGCTCTGGATTGATAGGAAG GTGAGCATTCCAAATGCAAGCAATGCTTGCTCAGGTTTTGATGATTCGTTCGGGTGGTCTTTCTTTGATTTGAATGTAATTCATGATGACCACAAAGATAGTACAGTAACAGTGGTACAAGCTGATTTT TATCGTGCCAATGAGTTGTTAGTACTGACAGATAAGCAAATAGTTGCCAAGGTGACATCTTACCTGTCAAAGTGCATCAAGGACTTCGAGAATGCTACTGTGATAAATAAGGAGATTGGAAGATTTCCAAAATCCCTGGCTCATTTCTTTCCAG GTTCATACAAGTACATGATACGCGGGTCTACATCTTTCCCAAACTTGTTCATGGCTGGAGACTGGATTACAACCCGACATGGTTCATGGTCACAG GAGAAATCTTATGTCACGGGTCTTGAGGCTGCCAATCGTACAGTGGACTATCTTGAAGTAGGAAGCTTTGCTAAAATAATACCTGTTGAGGAGGACGAACCACACATTCAAGCACTTCGTAGCCTAAACAGAAGTTTTAATGACATCAAAGCCCAATTTCCGTTATCTAGTTATTTCCTCCAATGA